CTCCAGTAATCTTGAGATGACCTCTCGGGCTGGACTCTGCTCTGAGGACGAACATACTGGCATCTTCACTTCTTGAAGCAGCACCAGATACTTACTCTCCACCTGGCACAGCTTGGCTTCCAGGGCCGTGTACTGCAGCAAAGATAACAGAGGAATGTAATTAGTGTCTTTGTTATCATTACTGATGGTAGAGAGGTTAGAGTTTGTTATTCATTGTTCCTTCTTGGCATTTTTAGGAATATGGGGCAGCAGCTAAGGTCGATGCTAAACTTCCCCTAAAAGCTGCTCAGACTTCCTGTTTCTATTAACAGAGTAATGCACCGTTAACACAAGACAGTACCTTTGCTTCTAAAGCCTTTTCCCTGCTCTCCGCGTTCCTGCGTAATACTGTCAGCTCCAGGATCTCTTTGTTCAGGAACTTGTTCTGGGATTTGTAGCCTTCAAGACTGTCCTGAAATTGTAGAAACAAGCATTCCGTTAACCAGGTCCAAACTAAACCAGAGCATTATCAAACcgtgataaaataaaactgtagcTAAAGAAATTAATACTACAATGTCTGTAGTTCTATAAGCTTGCTGTATCATCTTTAACAACCATGCATGTGGTTTAAAGTCTCTGAAAACATGGcttgaaatagtaaaaatgcacatattgtaTCAAAGTTGAGTATCTCAAtaagtatctacaaaaatctgagtgaaaataaatgtttgaaactATTAGAAAACCGagttgaaaacagctcattttgaggataatagcatttctccagactgtgtgggcatGGCAGATCACGatttgattgacacctccttAGATCCCACCTTTGTCCAATGTCTTGCGTCTCCATGACAGCCATGCCGTGCTCTGGATAATGGAACGGTGCATTCCAACAGCGTTCCGAACTTACCAACGGTCCAGTTTGTGCCTGAGTACACTCCAGTTGTGAGTTGgtggatttccattaaccctcaaaaaattcaaattgaaactgcgaatataaaatTCCCCTAGTGGAAACAcgtcattttatttaaaaaaactcccatttattgcaaaaaagtttttactttcacatgaggtggtatttaaGGCAATTCCAAAAAGCTATATTTAGttaaactgcaatggaaacactttctGGGCTTTTATAggtccctcatatgtggccactcacacgtataaggggcttgtcttttcattattgtttacataaaatgtaaacgaTGTCGCCTTTGAATGGACATAGTGACGGCGTCTgtatctgtaatggaaacccacctagtatTTCTGAAAGCACCCTATTGAAAGGAACGTTGAAGGATTtcagtttggcatgttaaattagtatcaaCCGACAcctgactttgaattttttgaTTTGCTTTATCCACATTACGTGATATGTATCGGGGATAATCACAGCCAAATAAAtccagcttcaggaaactgaaaaaactaaaaagacgATATTTCAAATTTGGGCTAGTGgctgatcatttttaaatgctttttattatgcatttaagaccctaaattacatattgaTAAAGTTTTTGATTATTTGGGTTCCTAGAGGCTTTAAGTGTTTCCTTCTGTACCTTGAGGATGTCCACTTCCTGCTGGTCTCTGTTGGGAGGTGGTGACCCGTTGCCTGGATTGCAGCTCTGCTCGGAGCTCTGCTGCGACAGTTTAATGATAACTTCGTCCTTGGCCTGGATGGTCTCCATCAGCATGCCCAGCTGGTCGTTTATCTCCCCCACCTTTATCTTCAGGCCCTTCAGCTCCTGTTGCAGACTCTCCTTCTCCAGGGCGAGACGCTCCATGTGGCCGCACAGGGACTGAACCTGTCCGTCCTTTTCCTGAAGCAGGGCCTCCCACTGAGCGGCCTCTTCCTTGCTAACTGCCGGACCTTGAGTCTGGTCTGAAGCAGCAGATGAACCTGGGATCGGGGGTGGACGGCGCAGTGGCAGCCTTTCACACTGGGAGGTCCTCAAAGTCTGCTGCAGAAGTCTCACCAGCTCCTGGTTGagtaaaagagattttttttatatttaaatcaaCACATCATCTTGAAGTATCAAGATCATGCCTTTAATTAAATCCCCAAGAAACGTCATTATAATGAGTTCGATGTTGACTTTTGTCCTTATGGGGAAAATTCACAAATATGtaataaagaaatcaattaaaaaaatgcacatgtcaGGGACAGCTGCACATTCTATTTGCTGAGATTTTACCTGCATAACAGCTTACCATATTTACTACGGACtgaattttaattacatttcatacactacattttgtttttgtactttaattctttgttgtttgtaacGTTTGTTGCTGCCTGTCTAGGCCACGACACTCTTGAAGAAGAGACTTTTAGTCTCAAGAGGTTATTCTGGTTAAATagtggttaaataaata
The Plectropomus leopardus isolate mb unplaced genomic scaffold, YSFRI_Pleo_2.0 unplaced_scaffold10673, whole genome shotgun sequence genome window above contains:
- the LOC121963267 gene encoding TBC1 domain family member 2B-like, encoding ELVRLLQQTLRTSQCERLPLRRPPPIPGSSAASDQTQGPAVSKEEAAQWEALLQEKDGQVQSLCGHMERLALEKESLQQELKGLKIKVGEINDQLGMLMETIQAKDEVIIKLSQQSSEQSCNPGNGSPPPNRDQQEVDILKDSLEGYKSQNKFLNKEILELTVLRRNAESREKALEAKYTALEAKLCQVESKYLVLLQEVKMPVCSSSEQSPAREVISRLLEDALQAESSDQQEHPIFKPNTV